The sequence CAAAAATTGCCCGTGCAATACCTGGGATTCTTGCAATCCACACTACACAAGTATGATCAAGTATTAGGCTTGCTCCTTGAGAGCATCGCCAAAAAgttaatgtccaagcagatctccacggtatTCCACGGACTGGAggttctctggctgactggagcgtctctggctagcatatacgattttcgacGCACCGTGGAGAAcggcttggagattacctaAAGTCACATAGCACCGCACAACACCATCATGCGATATATACAAGCACTGCATACAGATAGACAGGAAGCAAACCAGGACAGGGTGCCCTGTCCCATCATTACAAATTCCTGAATCAAATTATCATCTTGAAATTATAATTCTAACCTCGATGATTATCATTTGGACAGTTTGAAAATTCATGATAgtttattcttttattttgcAAATTGTTCACCCCCTATCTGGTTTTATTTGGTTtattccaacatggcggcgtaGTGGTAGAACTTTGCGTAGGTCACGTTGTTTTGGTTACATAACTCGGTGTTGTGGATTAATATCGTACTCAACAACAACCAGACATGACGCTGATCCTTCGCCTGACGTCCGTGCGAAGTTTCCGGGCGACGATACCGACGCTGGGCCCCTCTGTTGGCCTGGGATCGGTGTGGTTTGGAGGTTGCCCAACGTGCAACAAACTCAGGACCGCTGCACGTGAGTGTGTCATCTGGCGTTTTTCTCGACTCTGTATAGTATTCAAATATTCACAACTCTTAATAGTATATACCACTAGTTTGTATATATTCGTGTAGATATAATCAAAAAGGAAAACGCATATACTAGTAATGTTTACGATTGAGGTGTTTGGATGATCCATAAATTTGGGACACCGCGCCCCACGTGGAAAAAATATACtagaataagctagttcggagttgttactacgcatgtgctgtgtcaaaggtaaaggcccccgagacgtgaacaaagccagtcggggcgttgttatgcaaatctagacagttgttatgaaaatctagacaatgtccaggcgagcactgtatacgagacgggggccttcacctttgacactgcacatgcgtagtagcaactccgaactagcttatataaTCAATTTGATTATTTTTGCTTCATGATTAACGTTATATCCCATTGAAGTCTCACTGTAGGAAAGTATTGGGAACATAAATAAATTGATGCTGACTCTCGAAATCTACAATCATGATATTGTATAATGGCATGATTAGAATTTATAGAGTGTTATATGACATAACATAACCATGCATATTTGAATATTTTGGataattttgtgaaaattttgatatttttgaataTTGATAATTGGGAGCCAAAATATAGGCAAACTATTTTGAGTTActgtaattcgtagggaaattGTATGACGTTCGTAATTTATTACTAATGGACTTCCAGAATTTCGCATAATGCGAAACCTAATGAATTTAGCCTTAAATTAAAACGTTTGCAAGTGCCatcccccccacccccacatgcTTAGGCCCTTGTATTTGCTGACAAGTGACATCATAGTTTATAATGTTATGTATTCCgtatgatcatgatcatgacaGTTTTTGATTTGACCTTTTGATTTCCTGTACCTTTATAAAGCTtggcagttactgtaaatgttaaaaTTTTAGTGGTGTTTTTAAGTCTGTAGCTTTCAACGCAATTTCGTCACACCACAAACATCTGCTCTGCCCGCAACTGTGTAACTATGTTACGGTCAGTAAATGCAAAGATTCAGCGAACACTAGATTTTTAACTTATGGTTCTTCAAAATCATGTTCCACACACTTGAATGAATGTACATCATATCATGTATAGTGTTATTTACTAAGAGGCTCAGGTACTAAAAAAAGTTCTCCATTAGCTCAGCTAATCTGGACCAGGTAATaccatgtaaatgtatgtactatgtagaGATTATACTTGTAagtgtttttttcctgtttgaTATTATACTGCTGTAGGATACCAGAATACTGTTGGCTTCCGGACGTATGCAAATGTGGCCGCACAGAAGAAGGACCCTCGTGTTGAGTTGTACACAGGTAAGGACATTTAAaagctgttgtttgtttgtttgcattgctggATTGCATACCAAGTGaactgcctcatggcataactcaccaggtttgtacctccgagggacgtccctaaccaaagttaGGGACCAAAACCAAAGCAAAGCaactgagtcaagtgaggaaataaaTGTAACTGTTACACCTTGCCACCTTGTTTACCATCTTTGTAACAAATCTTATGTGTTGTGTCCTGTGCCATACCTGTAGCTCTGGAGGAAGATGTACTCATATAACACAGAAAGTAAAAATTGATATGGCAATACATAGCTATAGCTACTACTAGTATGGAAAGCAAGTTGAGCACAACTGTCATAAATGTATGACTGTAAAATAATGTGAATTTTATAGTTAAAACATATAAGTATAAACCTTgattctgtctgtgtttgtcttccAGTGTTGTCATCTAGAGCCCAACAGCTAAGCAAGCCAGAAAAAGGTAGGTACACAAGCAATACAAACAAGACACAAGCTACAAGTCCAAATATCACCATAAGAAATGAAGATAAGgtgtagttttttttatgtACAGAATGATTATGATTATCTTTTCCATCTTATAGGGGAAGGGGTCAGACAGAGACAGAAGAAACAAGAGATACTGAAAAAGAGGAAAGTGTCTAGCCATGTTAGACTAGAACCTGTAATGtccagccttcactcagcacaACAGACACATGCACAGCGAAGTCTCTCCAGCAAATCCAACATTAACGTGTATACAACCAACGAAgtggaaaataaacaaacatcacaGAGAAACGGTAGCACGCCACAATGGCAGACATCACACAAGAAACCTTTTAGAAGTACACCCAGAGTTGCAGAATCAATAGTAGAGGAGGAGCTGGATGTTATTGAGGAGGCAGAGGAAGAAGATGCTCATGAGAAAATTGCAAGAAGACAGGAAGAGATAGAGAAGATGAAGAACATGGAGAGGAGGCAGAATGAGGAGCAAGCTTATATCTTGTCAtttatggaagcctgtgtgtcTATAGGAGAGGTAAGGGGCTCATTTGGGTAGTGTGAATAGATAATAGATGAATACAttgagaatacatgtacaacattgtgTGTTcagtatcacccgaggtaccagcccaaccaTGGGTTGTAGTGCCCGAAGGCCAGGTGGCGATCCGACTTAAGGGAGAGCTGAGATCAATGGAGATGGGGAATACAGTATTGTATCCTTTTTATGTCGTACCCACTAATTTCAGTGCGAAATGCccctgaagttaagaaaattcAGTGTCTCGAAGCAAAAATATCATTAGAACGTTGATTCCAATGTCTGAATCccatgttcaaattttcaacagcggTGCACTTGAAGAGCATTCaaattattctatggaagcccatgggATACAAGTAATAACTCGTGGGATACcgtgaaatacaaatgtacagacCAGTCTGGAACACCTGTGTTGAATTTTATCAATGTCCAGGTGTATGACATTAAATGTATTACAGGTACATTGTGTATAGCAGGCTGGAATGTACCCCTGGCTAAAACAGACCCGGGCATATCCTGGCAAGGGGTATATTCCAGCTTGCTACACCAATAGGGCTTTGCTGTTTTTCCATTGATCATTAAGGGATGTTTctcatatgatgttgaaaaaaatagGGCTGTTTTTCAagtcttgaaaatttgaatttttttcatgtatttctgTTGGACAGGTGGACAGAGCCACTAGAACCCTGCATCACTTGAAAAGTCAGAAAAAGAGAAGGAAACACTTAAATGCTGATATCTACAATGTTGTGATGAAGGGATGGGCCAAACAGGTATGGAATTTTcttccgtctctctctctctctctctctctctctctctctctctctctctctctctccccccctccctctctcttccttccttcctccctctcCTTTTTTCCCtttcctctttctctctctctctctgtcctcCCAGGATTACTGTTTCTAAATTCTAGTTATAACATTATGTTATGATGAACAGTATTACAACTATAAATTTAACTTTGTAGTGGTGTAATGTTCATGTTTTATGCGTCAAGCTCTTCACtgcagacttaaaaccaccatgaaaatgtttgttctgtcttctgcctgcctactaCCTTTTTTCAATCgagaactacatttgtacaaccaCAGTAAATGCtcgattttctccctaccgccaaattaaatcactgcaaacttaaaaggcATTTGCAGTATCTTCTTTTTGCTCAATTTGATAAATATGTTTTCTTGTAGGCCAATATGGACAAGATTCGCCACTTGTTCTACATGATGACCAAAGATGGTCTCCACCCTAACCTGCAGTCCTATGCAGCAGCACTCGAGTGTATGGGCAGGTACAAAACCTTTAAAGATAGAAGTCCGTAGGACTTTGTACTTATATGTAACATCAGGgacacagggctcaaaatactgtgTGCATAGGCATTTTTGTGCAACCAAAATTAGAACTGTTCACCTAATtgaaagctggtgtgttatgccaaagggtggttatatgCCAAAGGATGGTTATGTTGACTATAATGAATACAGATACGTACAGATCATAAagaatttttgactgtgggttcACCAATACACctgtagatatttgtgtaggataATGTACGTAAAGGTACTTTAAAATTGTACACTATTATACATGCAGTATGTTAgcatttaagtatcagaaaaaatataaaccCTTGTTGTATTAGTTGCTCAAAATGTTAAAATAGAATTTGGGTCCATGAGCTCAGGatctcaaaatcaaatcaaagatggTGCTGATTTCGATGTCTTTTTATTTTACAATGAATAGATTCTCACCCTTGCTGTTTTAGTGACAGGAATAAGTAACTAACATTAGTCTAGGACTAGGATATTGgatattctttttacacaaccagtaaacctcacctgctgacatttcggtgtctgtcagacaccttcttcagagcttttgactggagtactgctaaGTAGCCGGAGAAGGTGGTGCTTTTGTTGAACtgtaaaaagaatcttcaatatcctatgttctaatctgatgaaattatttttggaagtCTAAGACTGGTAGGAGGAGATTCTCATAGAGGCCTAGTAAATTAGAAATGTAGCACAATCATCAAAGTTGGTGAAAGTCACAAGCAGTAGGAGAGTGTGCATTTTCTGAGAAGtctgatttcatttttttctgtttccatCAGAGCTGGATTGACAGGTGGAGTGCCCATCAGATGTGTAAAACAGATGTATAAGGAGGTGAGTAGCAGCTTCTACAGGTCCACATCAAATCTGTTAAACAAATCTAGACTGTCCATTTTGCCACTTAAAATCAGTGCAGTTGTATATAAAGATTggtcttaacctttagcacaatgAATTAGTCATTTAGCTGCCAATTATCTAGTGATTACCTGGtcaggcagtagggagaaggttaagtgaaTTATTATggtatttaaaaaagaaatcataactatgaatgttttgtttcacaATAGGGCTTCAATTTGGAGGACATTTTCAGGGATTGCACCTTCCAAGTGGATGAACAGGAGTACATATTAAAGGTTAACTGTCTTTTATTATGATAGTTTATTTCACTATAGGAAGAACTGTAGTTATATTTTTGTACCTttgccaaggaggtttgaatgtgttgtttttggttCCATTTGTGGGTTTGTGCACAGCCATAACTAGAGAATCTGTGGATGAATCCGTGCAATATTTTGCATATGAGTGGGTATCTGCAAAATGATGGACTAGGTCAatgatgcccccccccccccccctagcagctttctatggtacttcagcagaactgCTGGTTCTTGTATATCATATGCACTGGCATATTATGTTCATCCCTTTTCAGTTTTTGGGtggcaaatgttttttttaacggCGTGTATTACGACTGGCTATGTAAACAAAGAAATAGACAAACACTGTTTGCTTAATGAGTACATATATTAATAATCTAGGCAATACAAGATGGTTGTGGGATGGCTGACTTCACACCACCACTGCTTCCTCCGCCCCAGAGATGTACGACAGATCTCGTATCATCTATCTACGCAGACGAAAGCAGCGACAACCACAGGGTAAGCCTGTGTACTTGCCAAGCTGATGTCTGCATACTAAAATCTGTCCTTCTTGAGTGTTTATAAAAATTAAAaggtaaggtacatgtaaagtAGTCTTATTGCCTTTTtaaggccataggggcagtgggttgttatccactgtgtccagggcacataattggaaggcggagcccaaccctttcCTTTCATCGCCGACAGGAAGCCCCCTCTGCCAGAACATATAGTAACTACACTCTACAGTGCATAAATGCACAGTCACACAGGCCAAAACATACTGTACTCCCTATGGGTTGACatagaaatgtttgttttgctttgtaggATGAGTCCTTGCAAGTCCAGCCCTTGTTTACAGAAGATGAGGTTATACAGCGATGTAACACCCAGCTGGAGATGGAGACCCAACACTGGCTTAAAGTGGAATCTGTGGAGGGGCAGCGGCAATCAAGTCAGGAGGTCCTGAAGCTGGTgggttcatttgtttgttcgttcattcagacccttgcagtgcctagtggtacatagggcagcaagtttccttgctgtttcagtaacagggaatattcttacagggaggggttgctagcccttccactTTAACATCctggaggcacctcctcgaacacaggaccgcCATTTATGTCTCTTCCCAAAGACGGGTCCAGACCCAACCCAGATTGAACCAGGAtatcccagttaccaactaattggaaccaggagcacaactgtaaggctgctaccagttaagctacagggacatcacaAGTTAGTAGATATGGGAGCAAACTTTAGATTAGGGCTGGATACTTAAACATATTAAGGTATGAGGTTTAGGTATAGGTCCAGGCCTGTGCCTGTATCTGATTCTAAAGTGAACAATTCGACAAAGTTACCTGACAGAAACAATTTTATTTGGACTTTTGACATAACATGCAAAGGACCTACATTTCTTTGTACACTCAGATGACAATCTCGAATCAAAGATGGCACTAGTTGCAATGTCCATACAATATTTTagtctttttatgtttagccatacctagtatggctcaacatattgtttttgttcacgttcttcttcttcttcttcttcttcttctcctcctgccaagtcttcaaatggaatctactccgtcatttttgggccaaacgacctgaaatttggcatgtaggtaaagatggcaaatacccttaggtgctttttcatttctttcgaaacaggccttaaaaacatttttatggagtttttttggggcatttttagacaatttttatattttgggctcctgtgccctggtattgctagcaagtgacctgaaattcggtacaagggtgccttgaacatgtccctacaggatttcaatcacaattctggtgtacatcacttcagaatgcttcattttggggacttttggacccattttcagaccaaaaacaggtcaaaagtggtatccacgttccatgttctatttgctgctggccaaggaatccatgttctatctaaggatccccgcgttccatttgttactggccaaagaacactgttctatataggtcacctgaggtcatattgcaggaacacacgcaagcctttgcagtaagaagctcttggggtctcgcagaacttgtagagagagtttttgtacgggtgattttggaacagtccatttatgcatcaggagggagattggcaaagtataatgctctcgcaaatgttgcctttctacatgcagttaatatttcgatttgcccaggtgttattttgggacagcccacttcttgcatggggaggagtatggctaaacatgctgtatttgctcaggggcaaatgacggcctttctagtttaagtGCTAAATTTGTATCCTATAATGCTGTGGTAAGAATTGCATGTTTTAAGTCATAAAGTAGGTACTACTACAATGTGTAGACTTGCCATTATGTATATTGGCTATACACTACTCAGCATCATGCAGGCATATACTAGTACCATGTTAGAATTGTATAATTTGGACATACAGGTGGTTAAACGTGCAATGTTCACAAAACCAGGACGACAATTAAGGAACAATTTTAATGTATTTAAAAATACATCTTAATGATTCTTAATAGCTATTACAATGTTGCATAATATTTAATGTGTTTGATATCATATCAGTCCATTTCATCCTCCACAACAATTGCCCCATATCTGGTGCACCTCTGTGGTCTGTTGTTTGTGTTCAGTGCATTACGTAACCTCTGCCAGAACAGTGGCTGGGTATTTGGATTCTCCGACCACTCTAGGTATGTGTTTCCACACATGAAGCGACGCAGGCGGGCATAGCGGGTGAGACAGTAGTCGGGAATGTCTTCCATGACTATTAAGATCAGTGAGTCGTCTTTTTCTTCAAACAGACCAAGTTGTGCAAGATAGAACTCCTGTTTACACCATCCACTATTGAGAAAGTTCTTAGTGATGAGGCAGACTGTCTTTCTGCTGGATTCAATGCTATCTATGATGTTTTCAATGATGGGTGCTCCAGCTGGGAAGTCTCTCTCATGAATACACAGTTTGAATTTTGGCTCCCCTTCCTCCTCAAGGTTTTTTATAAGACGGTCTCGTACCCATTTCTTTGTGTCTCTGCTACAGTAGGAAATAAAGGCATCATACTTCTTTCCTCCATTTAAAATTTTGCGTGGTCTTCGTATCTTTGCTCGTAGAAGGTGCCACGTGTACTCGATGTAGAAATGGAAATGGTTTCTGAAGAGAAGGGCTACTATCATATAAAGAGCAATGGAGGTTGTTGTTGCTATCATTGTAACATGTGAAACATGTTCCCAGTTCACTCTGCACACCTGTGTGTCAAAGTTCAGGATTGATTTCTTGTTGAGTTTCAGAGGGTAGGAGCAGAGGACGTCACGGGTAAGGTTACCAACATCAGCTTTAGTGTTGTTGAGCCAGTCCCTGAGCCATGCCATCTCGCACGTACAGTACAGCGGATTTCCAGCAATGTACAGTTTTTTCAAGGACGACAGAAATGGGTCAAACACTGTCTTGTTGATGACTTTTATGGAGTTGTTTCTTAGATCCAAATTGGACAGCCTTGCAGAACTTTGGAAAAGGTTCTCTGGTAGAATGTTGATCTTGTTGTAACTCAGGTAGAGATTGTTTAGGTGTGTTAAGTTTTTGAAGGCGTCTTTGTGGATTTCCCGAAAACCGTTTCTAGAGAGAAAAATTGTGTTCAAATTCGTCAGACCttcaagaaacaagacagtGGTTCCTGGTTCCCAAAGTCTGTACAAGTTGTTGTTATTCAATGACAGTTCCTTCAGTGACGTTAAGTTCGTAAAAGCTCCTTTTTCAATGTAGTCCATATTGTTATGACTCAAGTCTAGCCAGGTCAACTGATTCAGGTATTGAAATGGGGTTGGCTCTGCTTCAATGCGTCGAAACTTGTGCTGCACTCTGTTCATTAATAGGTTCTTCAGGGTTGGTACATATTTGAAAGAATCTCCTGTCAAAAGTATGTTCTGGTTATCACTTAGGAACAAATCCTGAAGGTTTGGAAGTCCTTCAAACTCCTCGCCATAGATTTTTTGATCCATATTGTTATGTGATAGGTCCAAAGTAGTGAGAGTGGTACAATGTTGGAAGCTGTGTTTGGATATTTTTTGGATGTTGTTCTGTCTGAGGTTTAGATGGGTTAGTTTTCCCCCTGTAAAACCTTCAAACATGGAAGATTTGATCACCTTTGGTGCACTTGTGTTATTTTTCATGTTCAGGGTTTCAAGGCTCTGAAGGCCATAGAAGGCCTGTGAACCaatataaaatattttgttattctGTAGCTGAAGTGTTTTTAAGGAAGCTAATGTAGCAAAGACATTGTCAGCAAGTGCTGTGAGTACATTGTTTGAAAGGTCCAGTGTCTGAATGGAAGAACTGCCCAGTGGCTGCAGGGTTGTCCAGTTCAGTGTTCTTAGATCAATCCATTGTGCAGAGAGGGAGGTGA comes from Branchiostoma lanceolatum isolate klBraLanc5 chromosome 2, klBraLanc5.hap2, whole genome shotgun sequence and encodes:
- the LOC136428545 gene encoding toll-like receptor 3, yielding MMMMRVSSLVPLLSILLLSVTMMSEGKRATVPAILENCSKVGHATEDCSHLHLQQIPHGLPPSTHVLILSHNMLTRLVNSSFVGLPNLETLELGYNSISVVYGGAFSGLQHLTQLNLDRNQLRVSKLFPGVFDILTNLTTLDLSYNYFEAIPSHTFTHTTKLASLYLAHNSLTSLDGTSFATMVNRTFHILNLSENNLETITEDAFQPLRKIGQLIVDKGIKGETLLHNLCTALGQTEVTSLSAQWIDLRTLNWTTLQPLGSSSIQTLDLSNNVLTALADNVFATLASLKTLQLQNNKIFYIGSQAFYGLQSLETLNMKNNTSAPKVIKSSMFEGFTGGKLTHLNLRQNNIQKISKHSFQHCTTLTTLDLSHNNMDQKIYGEEFEGLPNLQDLFLSDNQNILLTGDSFKYVPTLKNLLMNRVQHKFRRIEAEPTPFQYLNQLTWLDLSHNNMDYIEKGAFTNLTSLKELSLNNNNLYRLWEPGTTVLFLEGLTNLNTIFLSRNGFREIHKDAFKNLTHLNNLYLSYNKINILPENLFQSSARLSNLDLRNNSIKVINKTVFDPFLSSLKKLYIAGNPLYCTCEMAWLRDWLNNTKADVGNLTRDVLCSYPLKLNKKSILNFDTQVCRVNWEHVSHVTMIATTTSIALYMIVALLFRNHFHFYIEYTWHLLRAKIRRPRKILNGGKKYDAFISYCSRDTKKWVRDRLIKNLEEEGEPKFKLCIHERDFPAGAPIIENIIDSIESSRKTVCLITKNFLNSGWCKQEFYLAQLGLFEEKDDSLILIVMEDIPDYCLTRYARLRRFMCGNTYLEWSENPNTQPLFWQRLRNALNTNNRPQRCTRYGAIVVEDEMD